The window TAATAGAAGGAGTAAGAATTAGCATTTCACTGATGATTCTTGTGTGTTACTAAGAATCTGAAACCATCTTGCCAAGTtaaagattgttttattttgcaaaactgccacaacatttattttcttcccctcctctcacCTCCTCTGCTGAGAGCCCTTTGGATGAAGTCTGCTGCTGCCTGGAAATTGACGCTCATGTCAAAGCCACAGGAGTCATGAGCCTCTATGCCCATGTATGTGATCTCCATGCCCTCGTAGATTTCTGGCTGCGCCCCCCGTTTGCTGTGAGCTGCATTCAGGATGTGTGTGACTCGATGCCTGGTGAGATCGGCCCGGTTCTCTGCACTGTTCCTGGAAAACAAAACGCTCTTAATTCACATATAACAGGTCGAATATACAGACATATACAAAAAGAGCAGGTGTTTCTCGAGTAAACAAATGCACGTAAAGTATTTCATAGTGATAATTGATATTTAGAATACAATTTCAGACATGCAAGTCGGAATCATGCATGACTGAGACATGCTTACATGCCAACACATCAGTGGAAACTCACACATAGCATAACTGTAGTTTACGCATGCTCCCAGTGTGGAATGCAACATGGGGGGATCTTAAGTTACATACACTCCATTTAAATCTGATTTATGATCAGTTCCTCTTTCACATATATGGACTGAATCCAACTCTAGACTTTGGTAAAATTTGTTATAAGGTGTAAAATATTTTACACAGCAAAAAGTTACAAGGTCATGCTCCACTTTAGTCAGCCAATCTGTTGGCTTACAACGTTGAAATGGTAGGAACTTACTGGTCACCGATATAAAGCCTTGGCCAAACTTCGTCTGCATGGCTGATGATAGCTTTGCCAGTAAACAAGAGTCTTTCCAACTCAAACACGGCTAATCCAGGTGAACTGAGGTCAATTTCCACCTTCCGAGGGGGAGGCTGATCATTCCAGGACGCAGGAAGTTTGGATTTATAGGACATCATGTTTGCTGAGCACTTCTCTTAGTACAGAGTTTTCTATGAGGCAACTTCTGGTCCTTTATAAGTAAACAAACGTCAAAGAGAAAAAACCTACGTGCGTTCCGTCTACCAGAAGAAAATAAGTGTTTCCAACAGGCTTTTTAAAACGAATGTGTCAAATTACCAGCACGAATGGCACAGGTGATTCTAGTCCCCGGCTTCTTTGCCTCAGATGTACTCGGCACAGGGTGCTCTAATGTTTGTCAGGCCATTTGACCCACACATTAAATCTAGTGCCTCACGCCCTCGGGGGCCTGTGTTGTgcttttgcattaaaatagcTGTCTATTTAAAGACATGTATGCTCAGTGGCAGGGAGTGTGGACCAATGCAGTTTCCACTTGACAACCAAAACCAAGCTATTTTTCAATTCTTTAAAGTGGCAAtatgccttttttctttaacgTTTTATATTCTTATAATTTCTGATAACTGTTGATAGTAGATAAATCATTGTAGAATTATGACCCCTTGCATTTTGACTGGTTGCATTTTAGCCTTGCGTTCTCTATACACATATGTCTGAGCTTGGTGcgatttactgttttttttaaacatcaaaaaGGAAATGCATCCGGTATTGTGTAAAACAGTACATGGATTGCGATTTTGTTTGCCCTGGTAGGTAACCCGAGCTATGTTATTTGCAGTAATTATCCCCTGAAATGGAAAAGATGGATTGTGAACTAACTGAAGTAGCTGTTAACTTTGCGACTGTGGTGATGGCTTTAACACCATTTGaaaagttgtgttttcttttctttttaagaatGAAACAGGCTTATTATCAATTGCCATTTTTAATATTGAGCtaaatatttcttaaatttGCTCTACAAAGTGTATTTTTGAACAATAATAACCAGCAAGCaagaaaaatataattcatttgATCACAGTTTAGAAAATATattgacatttaattatttctctGTTATTTTCTCAATTTCAATACTTGTCAGGCAAGGATTTCCATGTCGTGTTGGAAACATGCATTACATCTGAAACTGTACAGTTGTGCTCCATTAAAACATAACAGCACAGGAAAATTAACACATATGAcagttggttttttttcatgcaaaGCTTGTcatctcatttttatttttttctaatcatATAAAACCATCCCCTGAAATATGGCgctcctttttttctaaatcaacACATCAAGatgattgaaaacaaaaagaagagtTTAGCGCTACACAAGAAAATTAATAATGGTGAAAACAGGATATTGGTGCAGCAGTAAACAGAATCAAAGTCcaaattaaacactttttacTCAGAAGAGCTGTGATCAATATTGTCCTTAAGCAGAACACATTACTGAAAAAGAATATCCTTTCCTTCATCCTTTACAGCAAAATACTGAACACTTAATCctgaaaatacaattaattttCCTAGTTATATATTCCAAGTATTCCAAAAGGGATTAAAATAACTATGTATCAGTTTTTCAAGTAATTCTTAAAGTTCTCCTTATGTATCTGTAATAACAGTAGTTCCTAGAGTAAAATACATGGCATTCATATATAAGTCGGATTCTAAGTCCGCAGGTAGGAAATTGGATCCAAAAACTGGAATAATAGGAACAGCAATCTTTAGGGGGTTTTCACTAACCTGCTACACTCCATGCCCGATCTTTGTTCTTTTAGATGTCATTACTGTATTCAATGTTTCTCCAACGTTATAGTGCATCCAGGGCTGGGAgcactattttaaaaaagaaaagcattgcACGTCTTCCTGCAGAGACATGGGACTATGGACAACTATCTGTATGGCCTCTATCAGGGTTGAAGACAGATCATGCAAATGGACTATGAGATGTAATAATAGACAGGGAATGAAGTTCTTAGATGTCGGATCGGACTGACCCACAATCCTGAGGGACAGCatgaaaatgtgaataaattcAACTTTCTTTTACTCAGCCCTGCATTATGCTGGCAAAGGCATGACATGACAGAAAAAGCTGAGTGTGAGTGTCAGGTTGTGTTTCCAGCAGAGCCACTCACTGAGATTCAAAGTCACTTATGATATGTACAACTGTCAGTCTAACACAAATATATCGCTGTTATTAGGCTTCACAAGGTCGATTCCATGTACCAGAGTTGTTCTTTCTTGGGGTTTTGCCAGATATTTCAGGCATTGGATTTAAGCTCAGAGAGAGGAATAGAGAAGAGAAGACCTTCATTGTGTCCATGGAAGATCTGGAAGAAGAAAACAGCAATACTTAAGAGACCCACAAACCAGTAATAAGTCCAGTTCAGAAGGCTTTTTTCTCCAGCTGGTCCAATATGGCCTGGATCTTCTGCACAGCCTCCTTTCGGGCTTGCCGAACGGTCTCCTGTCCCTGAGTCTCCACAGAGTCCAGCACCAGCAGCTCTTTGGTCAGCAGTTCCTCCAGACAACGATAACTCTTGTCGCTCTTCTTGCCAACAAACTCATCCACAtcttcctgcagcagcagcattctGGCCATGACCTGCTGGACCTTGGCGAGGCTGGGGTTATCGCTCAGGGGTTGAGGTCCGGCCCGGGCTGAAGCCGGGGCCTGGGGCGGGGGCTCACTTTGAGAAGGATTGGGATCACCTCTCCCGGTTTTGTTGTACATTTGGGGGGGTGAACATATTTCGGCAGGCTTTCCATTGGGGGCATTCAGGGATGGGTTCGGCCTGGGTTTAGGTCCCACTTGTGGGGCACGTTGGTGCTGTTGGTCCTacaagataaaacaaaagattGTACAAATATTTGATAATCCTTCAATCCTTATGTCAATACCTCTATTACACCATGTTAACTCATAGATACATACTGCTATATGCCTCTACTGTGGAGAAATTTGACAGTTTGTTTTTGAGATATATTTAGTTTCATAAAACGTAATTCCTGTATGTCCTGCAAATAGTTCTAGTGGGCTTAATGCATATAATTCATATCGACATAGCAGGATGGTCAGAGCGACGGCCATTGTTATGTTGTAATTGCAAAGGAAGGGGACGGTTGTAGCTGGCTAACTTCTGGACAATCAACTTTTGGCAAGTCACCAAGTGAGGCACAAGCAGTAGAGGGGTAAAAAGCATGGAGAGGTGTCTTATGGGCACCATCTCTTTTGACCTGCTTAATATTTCTATTAGTAGGTcagataaaaggaaaacacaggCTTAGAGTGGACAGAAAGCAATAGTGAATGTGATACAGCGATTTGCTTTGTCACTATAACAACAACCAACAATCGCCAATTTCTTGTGACTAGTCAAATGACAAAGGTCAACAGTTCAAAGTCCGACTCTCATTTTACTGCCGTTAACACGCTTCCTACTTTCATCCATCAAAACTGCTTCATAGGAATTGTAAAAGCATCCaaattgatcatttaaaaaaatattatcaatgttatttttgattttCAACTGATTGAAATCTTTTTCTAATATCTCTAATATATACAAATCAGATCAAAAGTTGAATTAAACCTTATTGAAACTTATCAATGAGGTTTCTCAGATTTAAATTGAATCAACTCGCGAAAATTgcaatatttttgtgtttatccATCTTATAACAGCCTATCTTTATATTAAAACCaccaaataacaacaaagaatCATGACAACCACATGGAAATAAAGCAGCTGCAGATTCATACTTTGGGTTGGTAAGGTGGAGGAGCACCAGTTCCAGTCCCGGGCCATGCTGGAGGATGTGGGGGACGGACAGGATTGCCGTAGTGGTTTTGTTGAGGCTGCTGGCCTGGCTGCCATTGCTGCTGTGGGGGGGCATAAGCTCCAGAGTGCGTCCACCCATCGGACTGGGGGCTAGGGTGGAGAGGCTGGCCAGTGGGGTACGGGGGGTTTGCTGGCATTGCATGACCACCTTCACTGTAGTGAGGGTACGCCCCAGGAGGATATCCAGGACCCTGGAAGCAGAGCAGCGATCATTTTATAATCAAAATCTATGAAGAAATGGTAAATGAGAAATGGACTTACAtggtatttatatagcgctttatcctGTCTATAAAACTCCtaaaaatactttacatttacaagttaTCATTCATGCCATTTTTACTCAAGGAACCACCAAAAATGTTCATCAACAGCCTTTTTTCATGAATAATACGAGAGACGACAGCGAGAAGGATCTAAGGTCTTTAAACCCTAACTTTGACAATATCTACATGTAATACAGTTTCATATTTTACGAATGATCTCACCCCTTGACAGTGTGGACCAGGATAGTGATGATGTTGGTGTTGAGAGTGGGGCTGCCCTGACGGCCCACTGCTCTGTTCTGCTGAACAGGCCTGGTTAGGGTACTGCCCTGGTGCCGGTCTCTGAGTGTCAGCACAGTAAAAAGGGTTGGTGGGGTGGAAACCGCTAGCTGAGTATTGACTCTGCGGTTGGCTGTAGACACCATGTCCATTTGGATAACCTCCAGGCATTACCTTCATTGAAAGCACAAGAGATGAGGATTAATTAAAGACCCTTCCTTATCTTGGTGTAACTGTATCATAGTGATGTAATTGTTACAACATAGCTGTTAGAATATGTGAGGGAAAGGTGAAAGCACTTAAGAGACTTAAGGATAATGAGTAGATTTACTGCTACTGTACACCCGAGGATTAAAAAAAGGGCCAGTTTATGTCCTACCTGTTGATTGTACTGTGGTGGGACATCTGATCCCGATGGATAGGTGTTTGCATAGTGTCCTGTTGCATGAGACTCTGGATACCAGTAATGTGAGGGGTACCCTGGATACTGAGAAGCATCCTGTGAAGACAGcatattttcagatttaaatactttattgtcaaatgCACAATAGCTAAATGTAAAGCTTAGTGGCCCAAGCGTCTCAAACAATGCAAAATGCTATAGTTGAAACtcattaaaaaagacataacATAGAGCAATAGAATTCTTGTTAAAATgaccagagtgtaggaatactctgtaaaAGTCcagcaattaaaatgtttctcaagtagaagtacaaaagtatgGGCTTTAAAACATTCTTTAAGTATCAAAAGTAGTATAAATAATAAGTAAGATAAGTTAAGATTATaactaaaaaagtaaatactcaaataaagtaaaagtcccTCGAATTGTACTCAAAATTGTACAGTAGTTGAGTAAATGTCACTTTACTCCACTGCAAATGACATTGTGTTGTAAATCAAATGTGGACAAAAGTAAACGACATACGTTTAACGTcatgtaaaaaatgtcacagttaGGAGTTATTTTTGAGAATATCTCTAGTACcatgtgtaatttaa of the Eleginops maclovinus isolate JMC-PN-2008 ecotype Puerto Natales chromosome 12, JC_Emac_rtc_rv5, whole genome shotgun sequence genome contains:
- the LOC134873231 gene encoding dual specificity protein phosphatase 26-like produces the protein MMSYKSKLPASWNDQPPPRKVEIDLSSPGLAVFELERLLFTGKAIISHADEVWPRLYIGDQNSAENRADLTRHRVTHILNAAHSKRGAQPEIYEGMEITYMGIEAHDSCGFDMSVNFQAAADFIQRALSRGGKVLVHCHVGVSRSATLVLAYLMLKHNLSLVEAICVVKENRGVIPNRGFLRQLIRLDGKLFGKH
- the bag4 gene encoding BAG family molecular chaperone regulator 4 — its product is MHHLQMQSNRPSTCNSGNTNQDWNNTMDASQYPGYPSHYWYPESHATGHYANTYPSGSDVPPQYNQQVMPGGYPNGHGVYSQPQSQYSASGFHPTNPFYCADTQRPAPGQYPNQACSAEQSSGPSGQPHSQHQHHHYPGPHCQGGPGYPPGAYPHYSEGGHAMPANPPYPTGQPLHPSPQSDGWTHSGAYAPPQQQWQPGQQPQQNHYGNPVRPPHPPAWPGTGTGAPPPYQPKDQQHQRAPQVGPKPRPNPSLNAPNGKPAEICSPPQMYNKTGRGDPNPSQSEPPPQAPASARAGPQPLSDNPSLAKVQQVMARMLLLQEDVDEFVGKKSDKSYRCLEELLTKELLVLDSVETQGQETVRQARKEAVQKIQAILDQLEKKAF